A window of the Gossypium hirsutum isolate 1008001.06 chromosome A05, Gossypium_hirsutum_v2.1, whole genome shotgun sequence genome harbors these coding sequences:
- the LOC107944212 gene encoding auxin-responsive protein IAA18, whose protein sequence is MEKGCSNNGETCPQLLDLIPQEREWQYPKRKEERSHVASEEKKLELRLGPPGDEEDNWSIKATGKNDNRDRDEPLISLGYLSSMKKSNGKQAHKLPSPEDQQQHHPIGSVLSPSWTKNHHPNHQQLTNPPFLQFPSTPQQCLPVIAKEQSQPCCTKVVDIQNAEKKSFSPTANTAVPPNTSKKRTAPGPVVGWPPIRSFRKNIANSSSSKLASESSPSVLPHKVGNEKKAAEPSAKFVKINMDGVPIGRKVDLKAYDSYEKLSTAVDELFRGLLAAQRDSSAGGIVKKQEEEKAITGLLDGSGEYTLVYEDNEGDRMLVGDVPWHMFVSTVERLRVLKSSELSALSLGSSKRGKYRLDSVSTKV, encoded by the exons ATGGAGAAAGGTTGCTCAAATAATGGGGAAACATGTCCTCAACTTCTTGATTTGATCCCTCAAGAAAGAGAGTGGCAATATCCCAAGAGGAAAGAGGAGAGAAGCCATGTAGCATCAGAAGAGAAGAAGCTGGAACTGAGGCTTGGTCCCCCGGGTGATGAAGAAGATAACTGGTCCATCAAGGCTACCGGCAAAAACGACAACAGAGACAGAGATGAACCTTTAATCTCACTTGGCTACCTCTCTTCAATGAAGAAGAGTAACGGAAAACAGGCGCATAAGCTTCCATCTCCAGAGGACCAGCAGCAGCACCACCCGATTGGCTCAGTTTTGTCCCCTTCATGGACCAAAAACCACCACCCTAACCATCAGCAGCTGACAAACCCTCCATTTCTTCAGTTCCCATCAACACCCCAACAGTGCTTGCCTGTTATAGCAAAGGAACAGTCACAGCCCTGTTGCACTAAAGTGGTAGACATTCAGAATGCAGAGAAAAAATCATTTTCACCTACTGCAAATACAGCTGTGCCTCCCAACACTTCTAAGAAAAG AACTGCTCCTGGGCCAGTTGTGGGTTGGCCTCCAATTCGTTCTTTTAGGAAAAATATAGCAAACAGCAGTTCATCGAAACTAGCTTCTGAATCATCACCAAGTGTGCTCCCTCACAAGGTTGGTAATGAAAAAAAAGCTGCAGAGCCGAGTGCGAAATTTGTGAAAATCAACATGGATGGAGTTCCCATAGGCAGGAAAGTCGATCTCAAAGCCTATGACAGCTATGAAAAACTCTCGACAGCTGTTGATGAACTCTTCAGAGGCCTCCTTGCTG CTCAAAGAGATTCCTCCGCTGGTGGAATAGTGAAGAAGCAGGAGGAGGAGAAAGCGATCACGGGCTTATTAGATGGAAGTGGGGAATATACACTGGTTTACGAGGATAACGAAGGAGACAGGATGCTTGTTGGGGATGTCCCGTGGCA CATGTTTGTGTCCACAGTGGAGAGGCTGCGCGTGTTGAAGAGCTCGGAACTGTCTGCCCTTAGCC TTGGAAGCAGTAAACGAGGGAAGTACCGGCTTGACTCTGTCTCCACCAAAGTTTGA
- the LOC121229362 gene encoding transcription repressor OFP17 — MKALIPFKSKLLNPFRKLVPIFSFKLKRPVFIRALRLRLRTRSPHAQPRKAPKKSPTSVLRSTFRCLRLSRKMDKVAELRSISEAAAGCNRDRLLFSSPLIPANYMKVGRGSRKREPSDVEDACRSFENYLVEMIVEEGKVSDLMDVEELLYCWKNLTCPVFIDLVSRFYGELCTDLFAGNDDYDDENANTP; from the coding sequence ATGAAAGCATTAATTCCCTTCAAATCCAAGCTTCTCAACCCATTCAGAAAACTTGTCCCAATCTTCAGCTTCAAGCTCAAAAGGCCAGTATTTATACGAGCCCTTAGACTTAGACTTAGAACCCGTTCACCTCATGCTCAACCCAGGAAAGCTCCAAAAAAAAGTCCTACTTCTGTTTTACGATCTACATTTCGGTGTCTAAGACTGTCGCGAAAGATGGATAAAGTGGCAGAGCTTCGAAGCATTTCAGAGGCAGCAGCAGGGTGCAATAGGGATAGGCTGCTGTTCTCGTCGCCACTGATACCTGCTAACTATATGAAGGTTGGACGTGGTTCAAGGAAAAGGGAACCCTCAGATGTGGAAGATGCATGTAGGAGTTTCGAGAATTATTTAGTAGAGATGATTGTGGAAGAAGGGAAAGTGAGCGATTTGATGGATGTGGAAGAGCTCCTATATTGTTGGAAGAACTTGACATGCCCTGTCTTTATAGATTTAGTTTCTCGATTCTATGGGGAGCTTTGCACGGACTTGTTCGCCGGCAATGACGACTACGATGATGAAAATGCCAATACACCCTAG
- the LOC107942756 gene encoding hexokinase-1, with amino-acid sequence MGKVAIGVAVVCGIAVAAAAAVVVHRKTKKSGRWVKAMEILKEFEEKCGTPIPKLKQVADAMIVEMHAGLASEGGSKLKMLISYVDHLPTGREKGLFYALDLGGTNFRMLRVQLGGKGRGIVNQQFEEVSIPPSLMTGSSDALFDYIAAELAKFVAQEGSDFKQSPGRQRELGFTFSFPVMQSSIASGTLLRWTKGFSIDDMVGQDVVAELAKAMERQGIDMRIAALVNDTVGTLAGGRYNNKILGTGSNAAYVERAHAIPKWHGLLPKSGEMVINMEWGNFRSSHLPLPDYDHALDTESLNPGEQIYEKVIAGMYLGEIVRRVLCRMTEEAAFFGDTVPPKLKEPFILGTPIMSAMHQDTSPDLKVVASNLKDILEISNTSLKMRKVIVELCNIVATRGARLSAAGLLGILKKMGRDTIKGGEKQKTVIAMDGGLYEHYTEYRECLENTLNELIGEEVSRTIEIEHSNDGSGIGAALLAASHSQYLEMDES; translated from the exons ATGGGAAAGGTGGCAATTGGAGTAGCGGTGGTGTGTGGGATAGCAGTGGCAGCGGCCGCAGCGGTGGTGGTTCATCGGAAAACGAAGAAGTCAGGAAGGTGGGTGAAAGCAATGGAGATACTGAAAGAGTTTGAAGAAAAGTGTGGGACCCCGATTCCGAAGCTGAAACAGGTGGCTGACGCCATGATTGTGGAGATGCATGCTGGCCTTGCCTCTGAAGGTGGCAGCAAACTCAAGATGCTCATCAGCTATGTTGACCATTTGCCTACTGG GAGGGAGAAGGGATTATTTTATGCATTGGACCTTGGTGGAACTAACTTCCGCATGCTACGAGTGCAATTGGGAGGGAAAGGTAGAGGTATTGTCAATCAACAGTTTGAGGAGGTGTCAATTCCTCCAAGTTTGATGACAGGGAGTTCTGAT GCATTATTTGACTATATTGCAGCAGAACTTGCAAAATTTGTAGCTCAAGAAGGCTCAGATTTTAAACAAAGTCCTGGTAGGCAGAGGGAGCTTGGTTTTACCTTCTCATTCCCTGTGATGCAATCCTCCATTGCTTCTGGAACGCTTCTTAGGTGGACAAAAGGCTTCTCTATAGATGACATG GTTGGCCAAGATGTGGTAGCAGAATTGGCCAAAGCCATGGAAAGACAGGGCATTGACATGCGTATTGCAGCTTTG GTCAACGACACTGTTGGAACACTAGCTGGGGGTAGGTATAACAACAAGATCCTTGGTACTGGATCAAATGCAGCATATGTGGAGCGTGCGCATGCCATACCAAAATGGCATGGTCTACTTCCCAAATCAGGAGAGATG GTTATCAATATGGAGTGGGGTAACTTTAGGTCTTCGCATCTTCCATTACCAGATTATGACCATGCACTAGATACTGAGAGTTTAAATCCTGGTGAACAG ATTTATGAGAAGGTAATAGCTGGTATGTATTTGGGAGAAATTGTCCGCAGAGTTTTGTGTAGGATGACTGAGGAAGCTGCATTTTTTGGTGAcactgttccaccaaaacttaaagaGCCATTTATATTGGG GACACCTATCATGTCAGCAATGCATCAGGACACTTCCCCTGACCTCAAAGTGGTAGCCAGTAATTTGAAAGATATTCTTGAG ATATCAAATACCTCCCTGAAGATGAGAAAGGTAATTGTTGAGCTCTGCAACATTGTTGCCACACGTGGGGCACGTCTTTCGGCTGCCGGGCTACTAGGGATTCTGAAGAAAATGGGGAGAGACACAATCAAGGGAGGGGAGAAACAAAAAACAGTGATAGCTATGGATGGTGGACTGTACGAGCACTATACGGAATACCGCGAGTGCTTGGAGAACACCCTAAATGAATTGATCGGAGAAGAGGTATCTCGAACCATTGaaattgagcattcaaatgaTGGTTCTGGCATTGGAGCTGCTCTTCTTGCTGCTTCCCATTCGCAGTATCTTGAAATGGATGAGTCCTGA
- the LOC107942750 gene encoding protein IQ-DOMAIN 14, with protein sequence MGKAARWLKGLLGMKKEKDKDRIEQYSSVLSDKKERKRFSFGKSSKGVSEISQSPSNVSTTTDAAWLRSYIAETEKDQNKHAIAVAAATAAAADAAVAAAKAAMAVVKLTSNGRTSLVGGGRERWAAMKIQSVFRGYLSRKALRALKGLVRLQALVRGYLVRKRTIATLHSMQALLRAQTTVRSQRIHRSFNKDHSCCLEHKPRSSIERFDEPRSVIHSKRLSASMETNAYDDSPKIVEIDTFKTRSRSRRFNLNALSECGDDFASHTNTSPLLCPVPVRTSTPHHQNVDDFEWCFADDECRLSTAQSTPRFANPVRTPIAPATPLSVCGEGYFRRPHSNLPNYMAKTQSFKAKLRSHSAPKQRPEPGAKKRLSLNGLMAARNSISGVRMNTSCYQVDEGLEL encoded by the exons ATGGGGAAAGCTGCAAGGTGGCTGAAGGGGTTATTGGGCATGAAAAAGGAGAAAGATAAAGACCGGATAGAGCAATATTCATCTGTTTTATCCgataaaaaagagaggaaaagatTTAGTTTTGGCAAATCCAGCAAAGGTGTCAGTGAAATTTCTCAGAGTCCAAGCAATGTTTCCACGACTACAGATGCTGCTTGGCTCAGATCCTACATTGCTGAAACTGAGAAAGACCAAAACAAGCATGCAATTGCAGTGGCTGCTGCCACCGCAGCTGCAGCTGATGCCGCCGTGGCCGCAGCAAAGGCGGCAATGGCAGTGGTGAAGCTAACCAGTAATGGACGAACCAGTTTGGTTGGTGGAGGGAGGGAAAGGTGGGCAGCTATGAAAATTCAAAGCGTCTTCAGAGGGTATTTG TCTCGGAAAGCACTTAGAGCATTGAAAGGACTGGTTCGATTACAAGCTCTGGTTAGAGGCTATCTTGTAAGAAAGAGGACTATTGCAACTCTGCACAGTATGCAAGCTCTTCTAAGAGCCCAAACAACAGTTCGGTCCCAGCGGATACATCGCTCCTTCAACAAGGACCATTCCTGTTGTCTTGAGCACAAGCCACGCTCTTCCATT GAGAGATTTGATGAACCGAGAAGTGTAATCCACAGCAAAAGACTGTCTGCATCGATGGAAACCAATGCATATGATGACAGCCCAAAGATTGTTGAAATTGACACATTCAAGACAAGATCAAGATCACGTAGGTTCAACCTTAATGCATTATCAGAATGCGGGGATGACTTCGCTTCTCATACAAACACTTCTCCTCTTCTGTGTCCGGTTCCTGTCCGAACATCAACACCCCATCACCAaaatgttgatgattttgaatggtGTTTTGCGGATGACGAATGTAGGCTCTCCACCGCTCAGAGCACCCCTCGTTTTGCTAATCCGGTTAGGACGCCTATTGCTCCTGCCACACCATTGAGTGTGTGTGGAGAAGGGTATTTTAGACGACCTCATTCGAACCTACCAAACTACATGGCGAAGACACAATCATTCAAGGCCAAGTTAAGATCTCATAGTGCCCCAAAGCAAAGACCAGAGCCAGGAGCAAAGAAGAGACTTTCCCTCAATGGATTAATGGCTGCAAGGAACAGCATCAGTGGAGTTAGAATGAATACCTCCTGCTATCAAGTTGATGAAGGATTGGAATTATAA